The genomic window GCCGCCATCAGGGCCTCGCGGTTCGCGGCGGCGTCGCGCCGGGGCGCCCGGGTGGGGGCGGAAGGGGAAGACGGGGAGTGCACGTCCCCGATCATACGATCTTGCACACTGGTGTGCAAGATCGTGACGATGGGATGCGACGAGGAGGCGTCGGTAGGGTCGGGCGATGACCCTCGAGGAGGCGGCGCGGCAGCTCTACGTCCTGCCGCCGCAGCAGTTCACGGCCGCGCGCGACGCCCGGGCGGCCGAGGCGAAGTCGACCGGCGACGCCGCCATGGCGGCCTCCGTGCGCTCGTTGCGCCGCGCCTCCGCGTCGGCCTGGGCCGTCGACCTGCTCGCCCGGGAGGCCCCCGACGATCTCGCCGCCCTGGCCGGCCTCGGCGACCGGTTCCGCACCGCCCAGTCCGACGGCGACCGCGCCGCCCTCTCCGCCCTCACCCGCGATCGGAAGGAGGCGCTGGCCGCTCTCGTCTCCCGCGCCCGCCTCCTCGCGTCCGACGCCGGCCACCCGCTCTCCGCCGCGGCGCTCGCCGAGGTCGACCAGACCCTCCGCGCGGCCGTGGCCGACGCGACCGCGGCTCTGGCCGTGCGCAGCGGTCGCCTCGTGCGGGCGCTCGCCGCCGACGGCCTCGAGGAGGCGGACCTCACCGACGCCGTCGCCGGCCCTGCCCCCGAGGGCGTCGCCCCGGCACGGCTCCGCGCGGCCTCTGCCGCAGCGCCCTCGGCCGTCGACGGGGGCGAGGGGGAGGCCGGACCTGCTTCGGGCGGGCGATCCGGGGCGCGCGACCGCAAAGAGGCACGGAAGGCAGCTGCCGAGGCTGCCCGACGAGCCGCCGAGCAGGCGGCCGCGGATGCCGAGCACGAGGCCGACGACGCGGAGGCGGCGCTCGCCGAGGTCGACGAGCGCGCCACCCGGCTGGCTCACGACCGTGACGACGTCCTCGGGCAGCTGCGCCGCCTCCGGGACGAGTTCGCCGCTGCCGAGCGTCGCGGCGCCGAGCTCGACGACCGCGAGAAGTTCCTCACCCGCGAGCGCCGCCGTGCCGCCGCCGACGCGGCCGCCGCCCGCCAGGCCGCCACCCGAGCCCGGGCCGCCCTCGACTGACGCGGCGCCTGTCCTGCTCTGCTCGCGCCTCACGCCTCGCGCCGGCGCCGCAGCGAAACACCCCGGTGTGGACGATGCACCCCGAAACGACGGGGTGCATCGTCCACACCGGGGTGCGAGACGGCCGAGCGACTAGCCCCGAGCGCCCATGAGGTGCTCGAGCGCGAGCTGCTGCAGGCGGACGAACCCGTACCCGTGGCCGCCGAAGTGCTGCCCCGCGTCGTAGTCCTCGTACGAGGCGCGGTCGGCGAGCAGCTGCTCGTAGCCCTCGCCCTCGCCGAGCGTCGGCGTCGACAGCTCCGCGACCTGGGAGGCGGCCAGCGCCTCCTGCACGTCGGGGTCGGCACGGAACGCCTGGGCGCGCTCCTTCAGCAGCAGGTACATGCGCATGTTGGCGGCGGCGGAGTCCCACACGCCCGAGATGTCCTCGGTGCGCGACGGCTTGTAGTCGAAGTGGCGAGGGCCGTCGTAGGTCGGGCCGCCCTGGGGCGAGCCGTGCTCGAGCAGGTCGACGAGCGAGAACGCGTTCTGCAGGTCGCCGTGGCCGAAGACCAGGTCCTGGTCGTACTTGATGCCGCGCTGGCCGTTGAGGTCGATGTGGAAGAGCTTGCCCTGGTAGAGCGCCTGGGCGATGCCGGCCGTGAAGTTGAGGCCCGCCATCTGCTCGTGGCCGACCTCGGGGTTCACGCCCGCCATCTCGGGGTGCTCGAGCGTCTCGATGAACGCGATGGCGTGGCCGAGCGTCGGCAGCAGGATGTCGCCGCGGGGCTCGTTCGGCTTGGGCTCGATCGCGAAGCGCAGGTCGTAGCCCTTGTCGAGCACGTACTGCGAGAGCATGTCGACGCCCTCCTTGTAGCGGGACAGGGCCGCCTGCACGTCCTTGGCGGAGTCGTACTCGGCGCCCTCGCGGCCGCCCCACATGACGAAGGTCTTGGCGCCCAGCTCGGCGGCGAGGTCGATGTTGCGGAGCACCTTGCGGAGCGCGAAGCGGCGGACGCCGCGGTCGTTGGAGGTGAAGCCGCCGTCCTTGAAGACGGGCGCGCTGAAGAGGTTGGTCGTCACCATCGGCACGATGATGCCGGTCGCCTCGAGCGCGCCCTTGAGGCGGTCGATCTGCTTCTGGCGCTCCGCGTCGGTCGAGCCGAACGCGAAGAGGTCGTCGTCGTGGAAGGTCAGGCCGTAGGCGCCCAGGCGGTCAAGGTTCTCGACGGCCTCGACCACGTCGAGGTCGGGGCGGGTCGGCCCGCCGAACGGGTCGGCGCCGGTGTAGCCGATCGTCCAGAGTCCGAAGGAGAACTTGTCGTCGCGGGTGGGAGTGGTCGTCATGTCCGGGGTCCTCGTCGTCGAGAGCGTTTGTTGTCGTCTCCAACATATGCGTTCGGGCCGTCGATCACAAGGGCCTGCCCGTCGCCCCTCCCCACCCTGCGCCAGGCGGCAG from Frigoribacterium sp. PvP032 includes these protein-coding regions:
- the xylA gene encoding xylose isomerase, with product MTTTPTRDDKFSFGLWTIGYTGADPFGGPTRPDLDVVEAVENLDRLGAYGLTFHDDDLFAFGSTDAERQKQIDRLKGALEATGIIVPMVTTNLFSAPVFKDGGFTSNDRGVRRFALRKVLRNIDLAAELGAKTFVMWGGREGAEYDSAKDVQAALSRYKEGVDMLSQYVLDKGYDLRFAIEPKPNEPRGDILLPTLGHAIAFIETLEHPEMAGVNPEVGHEQMAGLNFTAGIAQALYQGKLFHIDLNGQRGIKYDQDLVFGHGDLQNAFSLVDLLEHGSPQGGPTYDGPRHFDYKPSRTEDISGVWDSAAANMRMYLLLKERAQAFRADPDVQEALAASQVAELSTPTLGEGEGYEQLLADRASYEDYDAGQHFGGHGYGFVRLQQLALEHLMGARG
- a CDS encoding transposase; the protein is MTLEEAARQLYVLPPQQFTAARDARAAEAKSTGDAAMAASVRSLRRASASAWAVDLLAREAPDDLAALAGLGDRFRTAQSDGDRAALSALTRDRKEALAALVSRARLLASDAGHPLSAAALAEVDQTLRAAVADATAALAVRSGRLVRALAADGLEEADLTDAVAGPAPEGVAPARLRAASAAAPSAVDGGEGEAGPASGGRSGARDRKEARKAAAEAARRAAEQAAADAEHEADDAEAALAEVDERATRLAHDRDDVLGQLRRLRDEFAAAERRGAELDDREKFLTRERRRAAADAAAARQAATRARAALD